Genomic DNA from Chlorocebus sabaeus isolate Y175 chromosome 6, mChlSab1.0.hap1, whole genome shotgun sequence:
CAACCAAAGTTTCCGAGGGGAAGGATGTTCTGCTACTTGTCCACAATTTGCCCCAGAATGTTGCTGGCTACATCTGGTACAAAGGGCAAATAATGGACCTCCAGCATTACATTACAGCATATACAATAGACACTGAAATGATTATATTTGGGTCTGCATACAGTGGACGAGAAACAGTATATTCCAATGCATCCCTGCTGATCCAGAATGTCACCAAGAATGACACAGGATCCTACACCATTCAAATCAGAAAGCGAGGTGATGAGAGTAAAGGAGTAACTGGACATTTCACCTTATACCGTGAGTGATTCTACATGATCCCtgggtgttggggggtgggggtcacTTCTACTTTGCACACACAGGATGGTCAGGCCTGGACTGTGCCTGTGTCCCTCTCTGCATTATGTCCCATGTTGGGGTTTTGGCATTTAGTgcaggacacacacagaggagacaaacctCAACAGATCAGaattcctttcctgcctccagaccctgcaGACACTTGCTGCACAGGAAGGACAGTCTGATGGGGGGGGGAGGGGTGCTCAGCAGGAGGAGATCAGTCTCAGCCAAGCACTTCATGTCATCTTCATAAACTTGACCCTGAGAAAGACCCTGGAGAACTGAGTAGGGCTTTGCCTAAGAGGCCCCTTGAGATACTCTCAGAAAAGCTCAGCCCTAGAAACCTCAACCCCAGACCCCGTCCCTAAATCCTTACTCCAGATAAAGCTGAGGAGCCTGTGCCAGGGCTGGGTTGTGGCAGGGCTTACTGGGACCAAGGATTTACCAGCTGTCTGAGGACTGTGTCTCCTGGAGCTGCTCACTGCCAGGGCTCAGCCCTCAGAGCCTCATCTGGGCAAGGACAGAGCTTTCTTCACCTGAGACTCAGAGCGGAGAGGACAGAAAGACAAGCTTTGTAGGCCATCAGTCAACTGCCTTGTGAGGCTTAGGACACTCCATAGAAAGTCTAatgtccccagaagcagaagcagaagagagaaaagtaCCTGGCAGCAGCTTGTCCACAGGGATCTGACCTAAAGGTGCTCTCTCATGGgagtgaataataataaatgctgtttgTGTGAACACCTCCACTGTGCCAAGCATTAGGTCAGGTGACTGTGAAGAATTTACAATTTATTCACAGATAGCATGAAAAGCCACAGTCCTTTCGCCATTTAGCTTATTTGactgagagaaaactgaggcacaggaacgCACAGTCACTGAACCAgagtcacacaaacacaaaaggcaGATCAGGGTCACATGAGGTCTGTCTGCAGCCACAGGTccatcctctcctcctccagAAGTGAGGAATTACTGGGATCCAAGGGTCCCGTAGTCATTTATTGGCTCAAATCCTCTCATCTTTGGCATCCAAACCTCAGAGGAGTGAGAGGAAATGGTCAGCTGATTAGTCTGTTCTCCAGAACTAAATCACCTGCCTCAACTGTCAGAGTCAGTGCAAAATATGTCCAGGCCTCCACCTCAGATCTTAACCCCTATCACTGAAACTGAAATCCTGTTTCCCAAAGTGTCCATGTCACTGGCATAACAGGATAAAGACAGgaccttgttttctttccccactcACACCCTGCACCATCACGGGCCCAGTGAGAGACACACACTCAGGTGCTCTCACATAACAAATGAAGgaattgaatgaagaaatgaatgacccATAACCTCTTTAGAGACTGGATCTCAGATGCAGAATCCTAGGAGGTCTAGGTCACACCTTTGCCTTGTCCTTCAGAGGCTGACACCCATCTTTCATCCCCCCACTACCTCTTGCCCCTAAAGACACCCCACCTCATGTAAGTCGAAACCCTTTGGCCACTGGAGGATTTTCAGGGCTCCCTGGTTCTGGACTGTGGAAATGGGGACACCTAGTCCCTGGGGTCTCTGAAGTCACTGTAACCCCCACTGTTCACTGCCatgctgtctctgcctctctgcttctctgtgtcccCCATCTTCCTCCCACTTCATTCTAACTGGCAAGCCCTGCCCCGCACAGCTTCTTCCTCCACCCCTAGGCCTTCCCCAGACACTCCCTCTAACTAGGCTGCCTTCTATTTCCTTCTTGCTAACACTGTGGAatggtccacctcccaggtaatAGGAAAGGCATAGAAATGACCTGGAGTTTCCACACCTACCAGGCTTCATCTCGAGCCAATGTCCGCAAGTCACTAAGAGAATAAACTTCCACTGTATCCTCATCCAGGGCTCTTTCCTGTTGTGAGGCTGATCTGTGCACAAGACCGTGGGACAGGGATAGGCAGCTCCTCCATCCATTCTTATAATTCCCAGACATGTTCTTCTGGCCTCCTGCACAATCAAAACCAATTTATCCAGATGGTgatttgcagtaaagaaagattttaatgACTCCAAGTCTGCCAAATAGGAGGACAGAGGtatattattactcaaatcagcctccctagtggatcAGGGgttagagatttttctttttttaattaaaaaatttttttaaaaaatatactttaagttctagggtacatatgcacaacgtgcaggtttgttacatatgtatatatttgccatgttagtgtgctgcacccatcaactcgtcagcacccatcaacttgtcatttacatcaggtataactgtCATTgcaaccccacccccaacccctccctataataggcccccgtgtgtgatgttccccttcccgtgtccaagtgatcttattgttcaattcccacctgtgagtaaGAAcacacggtgtttggttttctgttcttgcgatagtttgctgagaatgatggtttccagctgcatccatgtccctataaagcacacgaactcatccttttttatggctacatactattccatggtgtatatatgccaaattttcttaatccagtctgtcactgatggacatttgggttgattccaagtctttgctattgtgaatacttgtgcaataagcatacgtgtgcatgtgtctttagagaagcatgatttataatcctttgggtatatacccagtaatgggatggctgagtcatatggtatttctagttctagacccttgaggaatcgccatactgttttccacaacggttgaactagtttacaatcccaccaacagtgtaaaaattttcctatttctccacatcctctccagcacctgtggtttcctgactttttaatgattgccattctaactggtgtgagatggtatctcattgtggttttgatttgcatttctctgatggtcagtgatgacgagcattttctcatgtgtctgttggctgtatgaatgtcttcttttgagaagtgtctgttcatatcctttgcccactttttgatggggttgtttgtctttttcttgtaaatttgtttgagttctttgtaggttctggatattaattctttgtcagatgagtagattgcaaaaattgtttcccattctgtaggttacctgttcactctgatgatagtttctcttgctgtgcagaagctctttagtgtaattggatcccatttgtcaattgtggcttttgttgcctttgcttttggtgttttagacatgaagtcttagcccatgcctatgtcctgaatggtattacctaggttttcttctagggtttttatggtattaggtctaacatttaagtctctaatccatcttgaattaatttttgtataaggagtaaggaaagaatttagtttcagctttcttcttatggctagccaattttcccagcaccattttttaaatagggaatcctttccccatttcttgtttttgtcaggtttgtcaaagttcagatggCTATAGATCTGTGCTagtatttctgaggactctgttctgttccattgctctatatctctgttttggtaccagaatcatgatgttttggttactgtagccatgtagtatagtttgaagtcaggtagcgtgatgcctccagctttgttcttttgacttaggattgtcttggcaatggagtctcttttttggttccatatgaactttaaagtagtcttttccaattctgtgaagaaactcattggtagcttgatggggatggcattgaatctataaatgaccttgggcagtatggccattttcacgatgttgattcttcctatccatgagcatggtatgttcttccatttgtttgtgtcctcttttatttcactgaggagtggtttttagttctccttgaagaggtcctttacaccccttgcaagttggattcctaggtattttattctctttgaagcaattgtgaatggaagttcattcatgatttggctctctgtttgttactggtgtataagaatgtttttgatttttgcacattaattttgtgtccagagactttgctgaagttacttctcagcttaaggaggttttgggctgagacaatggggttttctaaatatacaatcatgtcatctacaaacagggacaatttgacttcttcctttcctaactgaatacccttgatttctttctcttgcctgattgccctagccagaacttccaacactatgttgaataggagtggggagagagggcatccctgtcttgtgccagttttcaaaggggatgcttccagtttttgcccattcagtatgatattggttgtgggtttgttgcaaatagctcttattattttgagatacattccatcaatacagaatttattgaaagtttttagcatgaagaactTTTGAATTTTGTCCTAGGCCTTATCTTCATCTATCAAGAtagtcatgtgatttttgtctttgattctgtttatatcctggattacgtttattgatttgtgtaggttgaaccagccttgcatcccagggatgaagcccacttgatcatggtggataagcttttggatgtgcggctagattcagtttgtcagtattttattgaggatttttgcatcgatgttcatcagggatattggtctaaaattctctttttttgttgtgtctctgccaggctttggtatcaggatggtgctggcctcctaaaatgaatcagggaggattccctctttctattgattggaatagtttcagacggaatggtaccagctgtcaacattagacagagaTATTCAAGCATAGTTTCAGAGGCACAGGACTAAAAAATCGGTACTGCTGATTGTTTGGGGATGGAATCACGGGGGCAGAGGGAAATGATCCGTTTGTACTTGAATCTGACTATAGGTAGGGATACGTGACTGGCTGAGCCATTAGTCATGGGTATGGATGAGATCAGCGGGTTGCCAGAATGAAAAGAATGacaaacatctcaaaagaccaatctcaggttctacaatagtgatgttatctataggagcaattgaTTACGAATTTTGTAAACTCTGGCAAATGATATTtgagcagtaagggattatagaaactgtgcctacattttagcagaattcactGCTCTCCTATAATCTTACTCTCACGGTCTTTCACCAGTTTTGCAAAGGCAATCCCTGAGCAAAATAAGGGTATTAGTGTTATGGAGGAACTATTATCATTGTTTCTTCAAAGTTAAaccataaactaaattcctcccatggttagCCTGCCTATGTCCAGGAATGAGTGAGGACAGCCAGCCTGAGACTAGATGCCAGATGGAGTCAACCATGCTAGTTTACTGTCACTGTTGTAATCTTTGCACTGACTCACCAGGGTGTCAGAGGCTGGACAGGCTTGTAGTCTCCAAAGCCCATGGGCTGATTTCACCCGTTTCCCTCGTGACTCCATCCTCAACCTACTATGGAGCTCACATTCTCCAGTCACTTCCTAGAGACTTCTGGTTTCCTGTCAGGCATATAACAAGCTTGAAATTTGTCACTCGGTTCTAACAGTAAGTAAACAGTTGAAcaaactcaaaagtccacaacTAGTTAAAATACCTCAGagatggccaggcatagtggctcatgtatgtaatcccaacactttgggaggccaaggcgggcggatcaggtggtcaggagatcgagaccttcctgacgaacacggtgaaaccccatctctactaaaaatacaaacaaatgagctgggcgtgctggcgggtgcctgtagtcccagctacacgcgaggctgaggcaggagaatggcatgaacctgggaagcagagcttgccgtgagccaagatcgtgccactgcactgcagcctgggcaatagagcgagactccatctcagaaaaagaaaaaaaatgctgttagAGGAATGAAGAATGCTTTTGATGCTTACTGGTAGAATGcacacagctgaggaaagaatccctAGCTCGAGGATgtgtcaatagaaacttccaaaaatgaaacaggaaagttCAAAAAGAGTAGGGGGAAAAAATGGAGCAATATATTCAACttcatatttatcattttgtattgacaatagcaatttttaaattttgtagttatgGGACAACTACCAAGGCTGTAACATTCACATAATGGGAACACTGCTGGGTTCGGGGACCTATTGGAGGTGGCCAGGGGGTGCTATCTGATGGTTTTCCTGCCTGGGCCACATTCCATTGTTTCTTCATGATGATGCCATTTTCATAAGTTGGGATTCTTCGTGTGGGGGACACATGACCCAATGGCATCTCACTTAGACTCTTCTTAATTCACACAAACTTAAACTCTAGTTGTATTTCCTGAGgttgagagaaaatgaaaacacttcaCATACCTGTTCTGGGCTCCTCCCCATTTTTCCTAACTCTGCACAGAAATTAGAAACAGggagttctttctatatttactaACATAACACACATCACTTCTTTTAATTCGGCATCATTCCTCCCTTTATGTAATTGACACACTGACAAGTTCTGTCCTTTTAACGGGTCTCTTTCTACTTAAGATcttggtaatttctttttttttttaatttatttattattattaaacttcaagttgtagggtacatgtgcacaacgtgcaggtttgctacatatgtatacttgtgccatgttggtgtgctgcacccatcaactcgtcatttacatcaggtataactcccaatgctaaTTTCAAATCACCTTTGGCATCTTTCTTTGAGCATAAGGTGATCCTGCTGGAATTCACCCCACACCTAAACCTTAATTGGGTATCAAGAGAAATAATCCTACCAGCAATTGATCTTAGATGTTTGGACCATCAGTAAAAATTTCCACTGATgacaacattttaatgtttccttcaaattttgttttgttttgttactagAGTCACATCATAACATAAAGTCTAAAATCCTGACAACTTTTTATGGGAAAATTACAATATTACaaattgagcatcccaaatccagaaatccaaaatctgaaatgcaccAAAATCCAACACTTCTGACCACTGATATGGTGCTAAAAAGAAGTGCTCACAggagcattttggatttaaaatttttcagatgtGGGATGCTAACCCAGTACATctactgcaaatattccaaaataaaaaatgttggaaCTCCTAAACACCTGGTTTTAAGTTTTCTGCATAAGGAACACTTTATCTGTATGAACTACAGGTATGAAGATCTACAGGAGATCTCTGGAACCTCCTCATCCTGCATAACTGAAAGCACACACCCACGGAACAATGCCCTATTCCCCTCACCCCAGCTCCTGGAaactactattctactctctgattcACTGGAATCTACTGAGATGAGGTACATAGAGTAGTCAAACACACAGAATCAGAGAGAAGAATGTCTACTGAGAGAAAGTATCTGCAAGACTTCTTCCCAAATATTGGTCTAAGAGCCACCAAACACATATGGTCCATGAGGGCCAGACTTCCATCATCGGTTCATGCTCATGCTTCCACTAGTCAGTTCTGCATTTGCAAACATCCACATGTATTTCTAGAAAGATCCACATGGTCCTCACCTACCCTCTACAGGGGGAAGGGAACATCGTTGACATAGGACAGGGAACATGGCCTTCGTCCAAAGCTATCAGCTCTTGCCTGTCCCCTTCACTCTTTGTAGGTCATTCTTTGGACTCTACTCTATCTTTAGAGGTCACTGGCTCAAGTCAGTCACTATGAGACAGCTGGGAAAACTGCCCCACCTTGTTGCTCCACTCCCTGATGACTGAATTGACCTCCAGGCTTGACTCTGGTCTCCCCTGTGTTATTTCTGCTGAAGTATCCAGTCCCAGTCCAGTTTTCCCACTACCCAAAGGGCTTAAGCACAATGGGAAGTTCCATCATCCGTCTCTAGGATGCCCTTGGAAagggaagctgcagagaaaacaTACCTTGGGAGCAAAGTAAGACTGAAACTAAGAAGATTCTAGCACTGCATGCTCCAGGTGAGGATCACAAGGTGGGCCAGGCAGGCAGTTGGAGAGGGAGGGACTCAGAGAGGCACCAGGGGCTCTGACTGCTGGACCCATGTCTTTCCATAATGCAATGCTGCTGCTCAATTCACACTTGAGAAAGTCTGTGCTTCTCCCACATACAGAAGGCAGCCTCACAATCTCTGAGCCCTCAGATTGCCATGCATCTGTCTTGTAACACACATACCTGCCATGGATTTTTAGGGACTTGGGTGGGCTGAGAGGTGGGAAATGCCATCTCTGATTGAAAAATGTCTTCGGAGGAATCAAAGGTGTCACACAGGGCAATCTTCTCTCTGTTATCTGCACAGTGGAGACTCCCAAGCCCTACATCTCCAGCAGCAACTTAAACCCCAAGGAGGGCACGGAGACTGTGATTTTATCCTGTGATCCTGACACTCAGGATGTAAGCTACCTGTGGTGGATAAATGGTCAGAGACTCCCTATCAGTCGCAAGTTGCAGCTGTCCGAAAACAACAGGACCCTCAGTCTATTTGGTGTCACAAAGGATACTGCAGGACCCTATGAATGTGAAATGAAGAACCCAGGGAGTTCCAGCCGCAGTGACCCAGTCACCTTGAATCTCCTCTGTGAGTATCTTCTGTTCCTCTGTGAGCCAGGCTGCCATCCCAAATACACATGGCCAGAGGCCAGGCCTCCCAGTCCCTCTCAGGTGCAAGTACAGAGACTCTTATCCCCAGACATCAAAGCTGGCCATGGGTCCTAAGAGTAGGCTTAGGCTTGATCACCAATGGGAGAGAAGAGGCTGCTCTTGTCATGGGAGACTCTCGGTCCACAGTTTATGATGGGAGAAGTAGGTGAATGTCTCAGGCTCCTGATCAGTGAAC
This window encodes:
- the LOC140711840 gene encoding pregnancy-specific beta-1-glycoprotein 2-like isoform X1 gives rise to the protein MGPLSVPPYTLHITWKELLLTASLLIFWNPPTTAQVTIEAQPTKVSEGKDVLLLVHNLPQNVAGYIWYKGQIMDLQHYITAYTIDTEMIIFGSAYSGRETVYSNASLLIQNVTKNDTGSYTIQIRKRGDESKGVTGHFTLYLETPKPYISSSNLNPKEGTETVILSCDPDTQDVSYLWWINGQRLPISRKLQLSENNRTLSLFGVTKDTAGPYECEMKNPGSSSRSDPVTLNLLYGPHIPSILSSSPYYRSGDKLYLYCFADSNPPAEYSWTINGKFLQSGQELSIREITTKHSGIYGCSARNTATGSESSAFKTIKVSGKWIPASLATGF
- the LOC140711840 gene encoding pregnancy-specific beta-1-glycoprotein 2-like isoform X2 — translated: MGPLSVPPYTLHITWKELLLTASLLIFWNPPTTAQVTIEAQPTKVSEGKDVLLLVHNLPQNVAGYIWYKGQIMDLQHYITAYTIDTEMIIFGSAYSGRETVYSNASLLIQNVTKNDTGSYTIQIRKRGDESKGVTGHFTLYLETPKPYISSSNLNPKEGTETVILSCDPDTQDVSYLWWINGQRLPISRKLQLSENNRTLSLFGVTKDTAGPYECEMKNPGSSSRSDPVTLNLLYGPHIPSILSSSPYYRSGDKLYLYCFADSNPPAEYSWTINGKFLQSGQELSIREITTKHSGIYGCSARNTATGSESSAFKTIKVSASSGRGHLSWH